The DNA region TCGCCGTAATCATCCCCTGCTGCGCTGCCTGTCGCAACACCAGACGCATTGTTTGCTCATCGGTGGCGGTTTCGCGGGCGAGATCGCGGACCCACCAGGGTTCGTCACCAAATAACGGCGCGGTCTTAAGCCAGATAGTCTGCTGTTCGTCAGTAAATCCGGCCTTGTGATCCGGCAGATGCAGCCAGCCGTGGTGGCTGTGAATATCGCCGCTGTCGCGCATTTGCTCAATCAACAACAGCACCAGCGCTTCATCTTCCATCGGCAGCGCCATGCGGCGCAGGCGTTCACGCCCCGGGCCTGGCTCATCACGATGCTGTTCATGGTAAGTCGCCAGCGTGTCGAGAATTTTGCGCTGCCAGCGCGCGGCGACCGCCGCATTCAGCAGGCTGTAACCCGCCTGAATAAAACCATGCTGGTGAATGAGTGAGCGCATGCCGTCGCCATTCAACTGGCGCGCCCACGCAAAGTCAGGCAAATTTACCGCCCCACGTTGCAGATGCACAGCCAGTGCGGCACTGTCATCTTTCGCCGCCGCCAGTGATGCCAGCCATTGCAGATACTCCGGTTTACGTTTACCGCGACGTGGCGGATTAAGCGCAACCACCCGCGCTCCGGCAAGCGTCGCGCGCGCGGAGATATCACGCAGCACCAGGCGGTCGTTATCAGCCAACAACAGCGGTGCATCAAACACCAGTTCCGCCAGATTATCTTCCAGCAGCGATACGCGCCCGGTCACATGGCTGGCTGCATGGTGAATATGTAGCGGCTGCCACTGCGTAAGCGGAACGTGGCTTTCCAGCGCCACAATCACCCGCGTAAACGGTTCAGGCGGGGCGTCTGAAAGCAACCAGTCACCCCGGTTAAGCTGTTCTTTTTCGGCATCGCCGACGATATTTAACGCAATGCGCTGCCCGGCATGGGCATGCTCGCTCGCCTGGTTTTGCGCATGAATCCCGCGCACACGCACAGACGTATTCACGCCAGTCAGCCACAACGTATCCCCGACGTTCACTTCACCGCTCAGCGCGGTGCCGGTCACCACCAACCCGGCACCTTTTACGGTAAAGGCGCGGTCGATAGCCAGGCGGAACGTCTGATCCCGGGCGTGTTCGCGGGCGGGCAATTGCTGCAAATGTTCGCGCAACGCGTCAATTCCACGGCCTTCATTAGCGGCCGTCACAAATAACGTCGCCTGGGCAAAGCCATACTCGCGCAGAACTTCCTGCACCTGCTGTTGAACCTCCTGCACCCGCGTGTCATCCACGCGGTCGGCTTTGGTCAACGCCACTGTCAGCGTTGGATTCCCCGTCAGTTGCAGAATCGCCAGGTGTTCACGCGTTTGCGCCATCACGCCATCGTCGCAGGCCACCACCAGCAAGGCATGATCGATACCGCCCACGCCCGCCAGCATGTTTGAGAGAAATTTCTCGTGACCGGGGACATCAATAAAACCCAGCACGCGCCCGTCCGGCTGCGGCCAGTAGGCATAGCCCAGGTCAATGGTCATTCCGCGCTTTTTCTCTTCCGGCAGGCGGTCGGCATTTACGCCGGTAATGGCCTGTAGCAGCGTCGTTTTCCCATGGTCGACATGTCCGGCGGTCGCAATAATCATTTCAACAACATCTCCATAAACCGGGTTTCATCTTCAAGACAACGTAAATCCAGCCACAGGCGACCTTCGTAAATCCGACCGATGACCGGAACCGGCAACTCACGCCAGCGGGTCGCCAGGGCTTCAAGACGGCTTCCGCGACCGTCGTGCGGTGTAAAGGTTAATGCCGCGCTGGGGAGCCTATCAACCGGTAAAGAACCGCTGCCGATTTGCGACAGGCAGGGCAACACCTTTACCGCAAACTCGGCGTCGTAGTGCGCGGCTAACGGCGCCAGAAGCCGCTCCGCCTGAGCCAGAATCGCGTCTTTGCTTCGGGTTAACAGACGCAACGTCGGCAGTCTCTCGGCCAGCGCTTCCGGGTGCAGATACAGACGCAACGTCGCTTCCAGTGCCGCAAGGGTCATTTTATCCGCTCGCAGCGCGCGCTTAAGCGGATGACTCTGCAATCGTGCAATCATCTCTTTCTTACCAACGATGATCCCGGCCTGCGGACCGCCCAACAGCTTGTCGCCCGAGAAGCTCACCAGGCTAACGCCCGCAGCAATCAACTGCTGCGGCATCGGCTCTTTCGGCAGACCGTACTGACTCAAATCGACCAGCGAGCCGCTGCCAAGATCGGCCACGACCGGAATATCCAGCGTCTGGCCGATTTGGGCCAGTTCCGTTTCATCAACCGTGTGGGTGAAGCCTTCGATGCTGTAATTACTGGTATGCACCTTCATCAGCAGCGCGGTGTTTTCATTCACCGCTTGACGATAGTCGTCGGCATGCGTCCGGTTGGTGGTTCCGACTTCATGCAGCGTGCAACCCGCCTGACGCATCACATCCGGGATACGAAACGCGCCGCCAATCTCCACCAGCTCACCGCGTGAGACCACCACCTCTTTACCGGCGGCGGAGGCCGCCAGCATCAGCAGCACCGCCGCCGCGTTGTTATTTACAATACAGGCATCTTCCGCACCGGTGATGCGGCACAGCAATTCTGCCAGCGCGCGGTCGCGATGCCCGCGTCCCGCACCGTCCAGGTCATACTCCAGCGTTACCGCCGAGCGCATGGCCTGTGCGACAGCCGCAACGGCCTCTTCGGCCTGTAAGGCGCGTCCCAGATTCGTGTGCAACACCGTGCCCGTCAGGTTAATCACCGGACGCAGCGCACTCTGGGCCTCTTTTTCCAGCCGGAAATTCACTTCCTGCGCCCAGTCTTCGCACCACGCAGGCAACGCGTGCGTATCGCGGATCACTTCTCTCGCTTCATCAAGCAGTTGGCGGAGCAGGTCAACAACACGGGTATGTCCGTGAGTCTCACGGAGGGTAAGAAATTCACTTTCACGCAATAAGCGATCAATGGCGGGGAGCTGACTGTAGAGCGAACGCGTTTCGGTCGTCATGAAAAGGCCTGGCTGTTGGTGGCCCTCTCCACAACGGAGAGGGATATCGACATAGAAGGGATTGTAACGTGAGATTGCTCAGACGGACATAATACGCATCAAGCCTTTAGCGAATAGGCTTCAAGTCTTTGGCGGTTCAGTTCGGGCAAAACTTTCGCGCTGGAACAGCGTCTCCACCAGCTTGACCAGGTGGGGTCTGCTCACGCACCAGCCCGGTGAGACGCGGCGGAAATTGAGATAGCCCACCGCGCAGGCGATAGCGATAGTTGCCAGATTGACCGTGTCAGGTTTAATCGTCCCGTCCACCAGATACCCTTCCAGCGCATCCAGACTGCGGTTAATTTTCTCGCGCTGGCGCAACAGTTCGGTTTCCGATTGCTGCGCGGCAGGACGCGCCTGTTCTCGCACCGACACCAGACCGGCATCCATTACGCCATCGGCCAGCGCCTCAAGTTGTCGGACTCTCAGCGAGGCCAGCGAGTCGCGAGGCAGCATTGCTGGCGCAATATCCAGCAGTTCAATGTATTCCGCGATAATCGGCGAATCGAACCAGTACTCTCCATCGTCAGTCACCAGCGCCGGGACTTTTCCTAGCGGGTTGTACTGCGCGACACCGTTTTCCGCGTTATAGGGCAGTTCATTAACAAATTCGAAAGTGATGCCTTTTTCCAGCAGCAGGATCGAAATTTTACGTACAAACGGGCTGGTGTAGCTACCAATGAGTTTCATGATCGGTCCTTTTCGCCAACACAAAACAATGAGTATGGCTCACGCAGCGGGAAAAGGCAGGTGACAGAGTTCTCAATGATCCAAATAAAGGTAGTGCATCCAACTGGTCATGCGCAGCAACACCTTGCGCATCACTGAAACATGGGCGAAATGGTCGGAATAGACCGCCACCTGTGCGTAGATGCCGTCGGGTAACGCATCCACATCGGCATTCGGATCCAGTTCAATCGTCGCCAGGACGCCATCGGTCCCGGGTACCACCGTCAGGGATTGTAGTGCGCCCTGAGCCTGATACGAACCGCCCGGTACCACGGGCAGTATGCTGGTCAATTTGCCGTGAAAAACCTGACCTGGCAGCGCGTTAAACACCACCTCCGCGTCATCGCCAGGTTCAAGGCGAAGCAGCGAGTTTTGCCGGAACTGAGCGACAATTTGCCGTTTTTGTTCAGGGATAAAGACCATCACCGGACGCAATGGCAGCGCAGCGGCGTAAGTACCGGGCCGGATCAGCACCTGGGTAACGTAGCCGTTGCTGGGGGCACGAATAATGGTCTGATCAAGATTGTATTTGGCCTCTGTCAGTTGCGCCCGCAGGCTGACAATCTGCGACTGTTCGCCGTTGACCATGCTGTCCAGTTGGCTTTGGATTTGCGCCTGCTCAGCCACAGAACCTTTTACCAGCGCATCCTGCGCCAGATAGTTTTGCCGCGCCGTATCAATATCGCTTTCCGAGAAGGGGTTCACCCGAGCCTGACTGCCTTTCAGGTAACGCTGATAATCTTTATACAACCGATCGCGCTCGGCAGAAACGCGCGTTGTATTGGCCTGCGCTTCTGCCAGTTGGGCTTTAAGCGTCTGGATATTGTGCGTTGCGGTGACCAGATCGGCCTGTAGCCTGTCCACGCGCGCCTGATAGCGAACAGGGTCGAGTTTAAACAGCACTTCCCCCTTTTTAATCAGCTGGTTATTTCTCTCGGTAACCTCGCTGACAACCCCGGTCACCTGCGGCGTAATGGGAATGGAAATCACGGCTTTTTGCGCAGTAAAAGTGTACGGGTGGTTATAATTCATTAACAGGATCAGACCGCTTACCAGAAATACGCCGCCTAATGCCGCCGTTGCCAGAGTCCATTGATTTACCGGAATACGAAATAGCTTGAAGACCGCCCACGCCAGCGCCACATAGGTTAATACAATCAACAGATCCATGGTCAGATCTCCGGAAACGTCGTCTCATCAGCCGTTTGAACCCCGGCCAGTTTTTTTTCGAGTTGCGTAATACGTGCGGATAACGCCGCGATTTCCGGATCGGTCTCCTGTCCTGCAGGCGTAGCATGAGACTGCATGCCCCAACCGCGTTCTGGCTGGTAGAGAGTTGCCCAAATCCACAAAAACGGCCAGATCACATGGAGCGTAAACAAACTCACCCAGCCTGCGGTATGAATAGCATCGGCATGCGGGTGGTTGCGTTTCTTCGCAATTAAATAGGGAATGTCATGAATGGCAATAACGCCGTAAAAGATCACCAGAAAGACAAAGATCAGCACACCCAACGCGAAATAATTTAGAAACATATCTGCCCCGGCTTCACGCTAATCAGAATGTTAATTGCAGGCAGCCGAAAGCAAATTGGCTGATGATTTGAACATAATTCGAGTTCTGCATTTTCGCCATCACGCCAAAGACTATTTTTCACACTGAATGGTTACTTAATGACATCCGGCGATGTCACGGCGAGAAGAATCTGCTCAGGATCACATTGGGGCAAAGCCAGACGAAAGTTTCTTGTGATTAAGATCACAAACATTCAACAAATCGTCGAAGATAAAACGTGATGTTCATCACAAATTAATGTCAACAATGGGTTAAAACTGAGGTTTGTTGTTTTTATACACAACCATTTTGTGATTCACATCACATCAATTACCTCCCTACCCCCTATATTTATGTGACATATATCACACCAAAGACCGTTGACTGGACAGTTTACCGATTCAGTGCCAGATTTCGCAGTATCTACAGGGTCCGGCTACCTCTGCCGCTACATTAACAAAACCTCGGGCTTTCAGCCTGCGCGTCAGCAAACACATAAGAAGGGGTGTTTTTATGTCATCCGATATTAAGATCAAGGTGCAAAGCTTTGGTCGATTCCTCAGCAATATGGTGATGCCAAATATCGGCGCGTTTATCGCGTGGGGTATTATCACCGCACTATTTATTCCGACAGGGTGGTTGCCAAACGAAACGCTGGCGAAGCTGGTCGGCCCAATGATCACCTATCTCCTGCCGCTGCTGATCGGTTTCACCGGCGGTAGACTGGTGGGCGGCGATCGTGGCGGCGTGGTGGGTGCAATCACCACCATGGGCGTTATCGTCGGCGCAGACATGCCGATGTTCCTCGGCGCGATGATCGCCGGTCCGCTGGGCGGCTGGGCAATCAAACATTTCGATAGCTGGGTAGACGGTAAGATCAAATCCGGTTTTGAGATGCTGGTGAATAACTTCTCCGCTGGCATCATCGGTATGATCCTCGCCATTCTGGCATTCCTCGGCATTGGTCCGGCGGTTGAAGTTCTGTCAAAAATACTGGCAGCGGGCGTTAACTTCATGGTTGTCCATGAGATGCTGCCGCTGGCGTCTATCTTCGTTGAACCGGCGAAAATCCTGTTCCTGAACAACGCCATCAACCACGGTATTTTCTCACCGCTGGGTATTCAGCAGTCTCATGAGATGGGTAAATCCATCTTCTTCCTGATTGAAGCCAACCCGGGTCCGGGGATGGGCGTTCTGCTGGCGTACATGTTCTTTGGTCGCGGTAGTGCTAAACAGTCTGCGGGCGGTGCGGCAATCATCCACTTCCTGGGTGGTATCCACGAAATTTACTTCCCGTATGTGCTGATGAACCCGCGTCTGATCCTCGCCGTTATCCTCGGCGGTATGACTGGCGTGTTCACGCTGACTATCCTGAACGGTGGTCTGGTTTCTCCGGCTTCTCCGGGTTCTATCCTGGCCGTGCTGGCGATGACGCCAAAAGGGGCTTACTTCGCTAACATCGCGGCAATCTGTGCGGCAATGGCGGTCTCCTTCGTTATCTCTGCCATTCTGCTGAAAACCAGCAAAGTGAAAGAAGATGACGATATTGAAGCCGCGACCCGTCGTATGCAGGACATGAAGTCAGAATCCAAAGGCGGTACTCCACTGTCAGCTGGCGATGTCACCAACGACCTGAGCCACGTACGTAAAATCATCGTTGCCTGTGATGCCGGTATGGGTTCCAGCGCAATGGGTGCCGGCGTACTGCGTAAGAAAGTGCAGGATGCGGGTCTGAGCCAGATCTCTGTCACCAACAGCGCAATTAACAACCTGCCGCCGGATGTTGACCTGGTCATCACCCACCGCGATCTGACCGAACGCGCGATGCGTCAGGTCCCGCAGGCGCAGCATATTTCGCTGACTAACTTCCTCGACAGCGGCCTGTATTCAAGCCTGACCGAACGTCTGGTTGCCGCTCAGCGCCACACTGACAACGAAGTCAAAGTCCGCGACAGCCTGAAAGACAGCTTTGATGAAGGGGAAAACAACCTGTTCAAACTGAGCGCGGAGAACATCTTCCTCGGCCGCACAGCAGCCACCAAAGAAGAAGCGATTCTTTTTGCTGGTGAACAACTGGTGAAAGGCGGTTACGTTGAGCCGGAATACGTACAAGCGATGCTGGATCGCGAAAAACTGACCCCAACCTATCTGGGTGAGTCTATCGCAGTGCCGCACGGTACGGTTGAAGCGAAAGACCGCGTACTGAAAACCGGCGTCGTGTTCTGCCAGTATCCGCAAGGCGTTCGCTTCGGTGAAGAAGAAGACGACATCGCCCGTCTGGTGATTGGTATCGCTGCCCGTAATAACGAGCACATTCAGGTGATTACCAGCCTGACCAACGCGCTGGATGACGAATCCGTCATCGAACGCCTGGCTAATACCACCAGCGTGGATGAAGTGCTGGCGCTGCTGGCGGGTCGTAAGTAAACCCCGTAAGCCCGATGGTGCTACGCTTATCGGGCTTACAAAATCCTCTCCCTCGTGGAGAGGGTTTGGGTGAGGGCCTTCCCCCTCACCCCAGCCCTCTCGGGTAAAAACATTAATGAAGGTTAATACTATGAAAGCATTACATTTTGGCGCAGGTAATATCGGTCGTGGCTTTATCGGCAAACTGCTGGCGGACGCGGGGATACAACTGACATTCGCTGATGTAAATCAGGTCGTGCTTGACGCCCTGAATGCCCGTCATAGCTATCAGGTTCATGTCGTGGGTGAAAATGAGCAGGTGGATACCGTGACCGGCGTCAACGCGGTAAGCAGCATTGGCGATGAGGTTGTTGAGCTGATCGCGCAGGTTGACCTGGTCACCACCGCAGTGGGTCCGGTCGTGCTGGAGCGCATCGCCCCAGCCATCGCCAAAGGCCTGGTCAAACGCAAAGCGCAAGGGATCGCCACCCCGCTGAATATCATCGCCTGTGAAAACATGGTACGGGGCACCACCCAACTGAAAGGCCATGTGATGAACGCGCTGGCAGAAGACGACAAAGCCTGGGTTGAAGCCCATGTTGGTTTCGTGGATTCCGCCGTTGACCGCATCGTGCCGCCTTCTGCCTCTGCGACCCACGATCCGCTGGAAGTGACCGTCGAAACCTTCAGCGAGTGGATCGTCGACCAGACCCAGTTCAAGGGCGCGTTACCGAACATCCCAGGAATGGAATTAACTGATAACCTGATGGCATTTGTCGAACGTAAACTCTTCACGCTGAACACCGGGCATGCTATAACCGCGTACCTCGGAAAATTGACCGGTCATCAGACCATCCGTGACGCGATTCTCGACGAGAAAATCCGCGCCGTGGTCAAAGGGGCGATGGAAGAGAGCGGCGCGGTGCTGATCAAACGCTACGGTTTTGATGCCGAAAAACATGCGGCATACATTCAGAAAATCCTCGGTCGTTTTGAAAACCCGTATCTGAAAGATGACGTTGAACGTGTTGGCCGTCAGCCGCTGCGTAAACTGAGCGCGGGCGACCGTTTGATCAAGCCGCTGCTCGGTACACTGGAATACCACCTGCCGCACGCTAACCTGGTCAAAGGGATTGCTGCCGCGATGCATTTCCGTAGCGAAGACGATCCGCAGGCGCAGGAACTGGCCGCGCTGATCGCCGACAAAGGCCCACAGGCTGCGCTTGCTCAGATTTCCGGACTGGATATCAACAGTGATGTCGTTGCCGAGGCCGTTAGCACTTATAACGCAAATTAATGCTGCAGGAACTGGCGCAGGAGTCCCTGCGCCTGATTAATAGATTGTCAGATATGCAGGCAATAATGGAACAAACCCAGGCCTTTGAAAATCGTGTGCTTGAGCGTCTGAATGCTGGCAAAACCGTACGGAGCTTCCTGATCACCGCCGTGGAGTTACTTACCGAGGCGGTAAATATTCTGGTGCTTCAGGTGTTTCGCAAAGATGACTACGCAGTGAAGTACGCTGTAGAACCGTTACTCGACGGCGACGGACCGCTGGGCGATCTGTCTGTGCGCCTGAAACTGATCTACGGTCTGGGCGTGCTGAGTCGTCCTGAGTATGAAGATGCCGAACTGCTGATGGCGATGCGTGAAGAGATGAATCATGACGGCAATGAGTATGCCTTCACCGATGATGAAATTCTCGGACCGTTCGCAGAGCTCCATTGCGTCGTCGCGTTACCGCCACCGCCACAGTTTGACGCCGCCGACCCCAGCTTGTATGCGATGCAAATCCAGCGCTACCAGCAAGCGGTGCGCTCGACGATGGTTCTCTCCCTGACTGAGCTGATTTCTAAAATCAGCTTAAAAAAAGCCTTCCAGAAGTAAGCCTCTCCCTGCCTGCTACTCCTTTTCCTGCACTGGCTGATACAGGCGCCGATAATAATTCAGCCGTTGCAGGTACATCTGCGCATTTTCTGCAGGCACTTCGCTCGGAACGTCGTCACGCTCAGGCATTTTATTCAGATACTCTTTAAACGCCTGACTTGAGGCCATAAAATCCACAGCTTTATCAATCAGAAGCGGAACGTTCTCACCCATTTTCGCCATGTTACATCCTCCATACGTTCCCGCTGTGCTTAAGCGCAACGGTCAATTTTAGTGTAGGATCGTCCGCGTCATGACATTAAGGAAAACGTGCTTAATCCATCGGCGGCAAATTATCTCTTACATGATCCTGTTATCGTCTAAAATTCTTAACTAATCAGTCCATTAGAAAAATAGCCAGCAAATGAATACTCGCGGCATTTGATTATTCTTATCCCATGAGTTGTGAATAAACCCGCTCTGCGCGCATACTATAGGCTATTCACCTTATTTCTATCAGAAGCCATCCCATGAAAGAAGTCGAAAAAAACGAAATCAAACGTCTGAGCGATCGCCTCGATGCCATCCGCCACCAGCAAGCCGATCTGTCACTGGTTGAAGCCGCCGATAAATACGCTGAGCTGGAAAAAGAGAAAGCCACGCTGGAAGCAGAAATCGCCCGCCTGCGTGACGTTCACAGTCAGAAACTGAGCAAAGAAGCGCAGAAACTGATGGACCTGCCGTATCGCCGTGCGATCACCAAGAAAGAGCAGGCCGATATGGGCAAGCTGAAGAAAAGTGTGCGGGGTCTGGTGGTGGTTCACCCGATGACCGCCTTAGGTCGCGAAATGGGCCTGAAAGAGATGACTGGCTTCGCAAAGACCGAGTTCTGATTTTCTACCGGGCAGCGCGTTCGCTGTTCGGTCTCCCTTCAATTGGCCCTACCAATCCCCACCTGTTACGACCACTGGTTCACAATTCATTAATTTGAACCTACACTATCGTTGCCAATAAATAACATTTGATTAACCATTCGTTGTCATTATCCCTACACAACAATATTGGCAGGACCACTTTTACACAGAATGTGACAAACAGATGAGCACAGACTCATTGCATTGTGTGCGTGGCCCTCAGGAGACCTGCAATGAATCTCTGGCAACAAAACTACGATCCGGCCGGGAATATCTGGCTTTCCAGCCTGGTAGCATCGCTCCCGATTCTGTTCTTTTTCTTCGCGCTGATTAAGCTCAAGCTGAAAGGCTATGTTGCCGCCTCGTGGACGGTGGTTATTGCGCTGGCCGTGGCGCTGCTGTTCTACAAAATGCCGGTCGATCACGCGCTGGCCTCGGTGGTGTACGGTTTCTTCTACGGTCTGTGGCCCATTGCCTGGATAATCATTGCCGCGGTGTTCGTCTATAAAATCTCGGTGAAAACAGGCCAGTTCGACATCATCCGATCATCGATATTGTCGATCTCTCCTGACCAGCGTTTGCAGATGCTGATTGTCGGGTTCTGCTTCGGCGCATTCCTTGAGGGGGCAGCAGGTTTTGGCGCTCCGGTAGCGATTACCGCCGCACTGCTGGTCGGTCTCGGTTTTAATCCGCTGTATGCCGCCGGACTGTGCCTGATTGTCAATACTGCACCGGTGGCGTTTGGCGCGATGGGGATCCCGATTCTGGTCGCCGGTCAGGTCACCGGGCTGGACAGCTTTGAAATCGGCCAGATGGTCGGTCGTCAGTTACCGTTCCTGACGATTATCGTGCTGTTCTGGATCATGGCGATTATGGACGGCTGGCGCGGTGTGAAAGAGACGTGGCCTGCGGTCATGGTGGCGGGCGGTTCGTTTGCTATCGCCCAGTATCTCAGCTCTAACTTTATCGGCCCGGAACTGCCGGACATCATCTCCTCGCTGGTATCGCTGGTCTGCCTGACCCTGTTCCTGAAACGCTGGCAGCCGGTTCGCATTTTCCGCTTTGGCGACATGGGCGCATCGCTGGTCGATCAGACGCTGGCACGCACGAACTACAGCTCCGGACAGGTCGTCCGCGCCTGGTCGCCGTTCCTGTTCCTGACGGCCACCGTGACCCTCTGGAGCGTTCCGCCGTTTAAAGCCCTGTTCGCCCCCGGTGGCGCGCTGTACGACTGGGTGATTAACATACCGGTCCCGTTCCTCGACAAGCTGGTTGCCCGCATGCCGCCGGTGGTTCACGAAGCCACCGCCTACGCGGCCGTGTATAAATTTGACTGGTTCTCTGCGACCGGCACCGCAATCCTGTTCGCTGCGCTGCTGTCCATCGTCTGGTTGAAGATGAAGCCTTCCACCGCCATTCAGACATTCGGCAGCACGCTGAAGGAACTGGCGCTGCCAATCTACTCCATCGGGATGGTGCTGGCCTTTGCGTTTATCTCCAACTATTCCGGACTCTCCTCGACACTGGCATTAGCGCTGGCGCACACGGGCAGCGCCTTTACCTTCTTCTCGCCGTTCCTCGGCTGGTTGGGGGTGTTCCTGACCGGTTCAGATACCTCTTCTAACGCGCTGTTTGCCGCACTCCAGGCGACTGCCGCACAGCAAATCGGCGTGTCCGATGTATTGATGGTGGCGGCCAATACCACCGGTGGTGTCACCGGCAAGATGATTTCGCCACAGTCCATCGCCATCGCCTGCGCGGCGGTCGGACTGGTCGGCAAGGAGTCGGATCTGTTCCGTTTTACCGTCAAACACAGCCTGATTTTCACCTGCATGGTGGGCGTGATCACCACGCTTCAGGCTTACGTCTTAACCTGGATGATTCCATGATAGTGATGCCCAGACGCCTGTCGGACGAGATAGCCTCTCGTGTGCGGGCGCTGATTGAAGAACAACAGCTGGAAGCGGGCATGAAACTGCCCGCCGAGCGTCAGCTGGCGATACAGCTTGGCGTGTCGCGCAACTCGCTGCGCGAAGCGCTGGCGAAGCTCGTCAGTGAAGGCGTACTGCTCAGCCGTCGCGGCGGCGGCACGTTTGTCCGTTGGCAGCATGAAGAGTGGTCTGAACAAAACATCGTTCAACCGCTGAAAACCCTGATGGCCGACGACCCGGATTACAGTTTCGATATTCTCGAAGCCCGACACGCCATCGAAGCCAGCACGGCCTGGCATGCGGCGATGCGCGCCACCACCGCCGATAAAGAGAAAATCAAACTCTGCTTTGACGCCACGCTCAGCGAAGACCCGGATCTCGCCTCACAGGCCGACGTTCGTTTTCATCTGGCTATCGCCGAAGCCTCGCACAACGTGGTGCTGTTACAAACGATGCGTGGGTTCTTCGACGTGCTGCATTCATCGGTGAAGCAGAGCCGACAGCGCATGTATCTTGTTCCGCCCGTCTTTTCCCGGCTGACGGAGCAACATCAGGCCGTATTAGATGCCATTCTCGCGGGCGACGCCGACGGCGCGCGTAAGGCGATGATGGCGCACCTCAGTTTCGTCCATACCACCATTAAACAATTCGATGAAGACCAGGCCCGCCAGGCGCGCATTACCCGCCTGCCCGGTGACCACAATGAAAATTCCAGGGAGAACAAAGCATGATTATTTCAGCCGCCAGCGATTATCGCGCCGCAGCCCAGCGCATTCTGCCCCCGTTCCTGTTCCACTACATCGATGGCGGAGCGTATGCGGAACATACCCTGCGTCGTAACGTGGAAGACTTATCGGACGTGGCGCTACGCCAGCGCGTGCTGAAGAACATGTCTGACTTAAGCCTGGAAACCACACTGTTTAACGAAAAACTGTCGATGCCAGTGGCGCTGGCGCCGGTCGGCTTGTGCGGCATGTATGCCCGTCGCGGCGAAGTACAGGCCGCAGCGGCCGCCGATGCGAAAGGGATCCCGTTTACCCTTTCCACCGTCTCCGTGTGTCCGATTGAAGAAGTCGCGCCAACCATTAATCGTCCGATGTGGTTCCAGTTGTACGTTCTGCGTGATCGTGGATTCATGCGTAACGCGCT from Citrobacter amalonaticus Y19 includes:
- the selB gene encoding selenocysteine-specific translation elongation factor, with translation MIIATAGHVDHGKTTLLQAITGVNADRLPEEKKRGMTIDLGYAYWPQPDGRVLGFIDVPGHEKFLSNMLAGVGGIDHALLVVACDDGVMAQTREHLAILQLTGNPTLTVALTKADRVDDTRVQEVQQQVQEVLREYGFAQATLFVTAANEGRGIDALREHLQQLPAREHARDQTFRLAIDRAFTVKGAGLVVTGTALSGEVNVGDTLWLTGVNTSVRVRGIHAQNQASEHAHAGQRIALNIVGDAEKEQLNRGDWLLSDAPPEPFTRVIVALESHVPLTQWQPLHIHHAASHVTGRVSLLEDNLAELVFDAPLLLADNDRLVLRDISARATLAGARVVALNPPRRGKRKPEYLQWLASLAAAKDDSAALAVHLQRGAVNLPDFAWARQLNGDGMRSLIHQHGFIQAGYSLLNAAVAARWQRKILDTLATYHEQHRDEPGPGRERLRRMALPMEDEALVLLLIEQMRDSGDIHSHHGWLHLPDHKAGFTDEQQTIWLKTAPLFGDEPWWVRDLARETATDEQTMRLVLRQAAQQGMITAIVKDRYYRNDRIVAFASMIRELDLEKGSTCAADFRDRLGVGRKLAIQILEYFDRIGFTRRRGNDHLLRDALLFPAKG
- the selA gene encoding L-seryl-tRNA(Sec) selenium transferase, giving the protein MTTETRSLYSQLPAIDRLLRESEFLTLRETHGHTRVVDLLRQLLDEAREVIRDTHALPAWCEDWAQEVNFRLEKEAQSALRPVINLTGTVLHTNLGRALQAEEAVAAVAQAMRSAVTLEYDLDGAGRGHRDRALAELLCRITGAEDACIVNNNAAAVLLMLAASAAGKEVVVSRGELVEIGGAFRIPDVMRQAGCTLHEVGTTNRTHADDYRQAVNENTALLMKVHTSNYSIEGFTHTVDETELAQIGQTLDIPVVADLGSGSLVDLSQYGLPKEPMPQQLIAAGVSLVSFSGDKLLGGPQAGIIVGKKEMIARLQSHPLKRALRADKMTLAALEATLRLYLHPEALAERLPTLRLLTRSKDAILAQAERLLAPLAAHYDAEFAVKVLPCLSQIGSGSLPVDRLPSAALTFTPHDGRGSRLEALATRWRELPVPVIGRIYEGRLWLDLRCLEDETRFMEMLLK
- a CDS encoding glutathione S-transferase; amino-acid sequence: MKLIGSYTSPFVRKISILLLEKGITFEFVNELPYNAENGVAQYNPLGKVPALVTDDGEYWFDSPIIAEYIELLDIAPAMLPRDSLASLRVRQLEALADGVMDAGLVSVREQARPAAQQSETELLRQREKINRSLDALEGYLVDGTIKPDTVNLATIAIACAVGYLNFRRVSPGWCVSRPHLVKLVETLFQRESFARTEPPKT
- a CDS encoding HlyD family secretion protein, with the translated sequence MDLLIVLTYVALAWAVFKLFRIPVNQWTLATAALGGVFLVSGLILLMNYNHPYTFTAQKAVISIPITPQVTGVVSEVTERNNQLIKKGEVLFKLDPVRYQARVDRLQADLVTATHNIQTLKAQLAEAQANTTRVSAERDRLYKDYQRYLKGSQARVNPFSESDIDTARQNYLAQDALVKGSVAEQAQIQSQLDSMVNGEQSQIVSLRAQLTEAKYNLDQTIIRAPSNGYVTQVLIRPGTYAAALPLRPVMVFIPEQKRQIVAQFRQNSLLRLEPGDDAEVVFNALPGQVFHGKLTSILPVVPGGSYQAQGALQSLTVVPGTDGVLATIELDPNADVDALPDGIYAQVAVYSDHFAHVSVMRKVLLRMTSWMHYLYLDH
- a CDS encoding DUF3302 domain-containing protein — encoded protein: MFLNYFALGVLIFVFLVIFYGVIAIHDIPYLIAKKRNHPHADAIHTAGWVSLFTLHVIWPFLWIWATLYQPERGWGMQSHATPAGQETDPEIAALSARITQLEKKLAGVQTADETTFPEI